The DNA segment CGCACTACGAACCTGATCGAGCGGAGCTTCGAGGAGGAGCGCCGACGCACGAAGGTGCACCGGCCCGAGCCGGATCCCGCCTGGATGCACCGGGAGCTGAAGAAGGGCAGGAACGTCACCCTGCGGATCCTCTGGGAAGAGTACAAGGCGGATCATCCTGACGGGCTCCACTACACGCAGTTCTGCCCGTTCTACCGCCGGTGGGGGAAAGACCTGGACATGAGCACGCGCCAGGTTCATCGGGCCGGCGAGAAGATGTTCGTCTACTCCGCCGGGGAAACGGTGGCCCGATGGACCTCGCCACCGGCAAGGTGAGGTAGGCCCAGATCTCCGTCGCGGCGGCGGAAGCGAGCAGCTACACCTACTCGGTGGCCTGCCCTGCTGGCCCCAGGATTTGGCCTCTCGATCGGGACCCACCGCCGGGCGTTCATCGTGGTGAACGCCCGGCGGTCCGCCAAGACACGGTAATGTCAAAGGTAAGACCAGTTTCGTATTCAAACTTCGTATCCAACGGGGCTGGCAAGACCACCACCATCCAGCTCATCGTCGGGCTCCTGGAGCCCACCGCCGGGCGCGTGCGGGTGTTCGGTCTCGATCCCGCACGCCGTGGGCTCCAGATTCGGGCCCTTACGGGCCTGGTCATACAGCAAACGGCCCTTGATGTCTGCCTCACCGGGCGGGGGAGAACCTGGAGTTCCAGGCCACACTGTACGGGCTGACGGGTGCCGGCAAGCGGAGTCGCATCGACGAGCTGCTCGGGTGGTCGGGCCTGCAGGACGAGGCCGACCGGCTCACGCGCACCTACTCGGGGGGCATGAAGAGAAGTGACGAGCACCTGCTGTGGATCGACCGGGTCCCCTGTCCTGCGCGCCGTTCGAGAGAGGCGGGGCGGTGACGGACCGCCTGCGTGGCTCAGCGCCCTGGGGCCCGGCGGTCGGTGACGGTCTCGCCCCCGATCCCCCAGTTGTCGGTGTCCACCTCGTCGATGACCACCACCGTGGTCGCGGGGTTTTTGCCGAGCACCCGCTGAAGGAGCTGGGTGACGCCCTGGATCAGCTCTCGCTTCTGCGCGGCCGTTGCGCCCTCCCGCGTGATCTTGATGTTGACGTAGGGCACCGCAAGGCCACCTCCCTCTCTGTCCACACCCAGGTATTCGACATCCCATGATGATTCCCCGCACCGGACGAACGAGCGACGGAACGTCGTTGACCACGTGCGGGTTGACACAATACGAGACGCCATGATACGATGTAGACATGGTGAAGACCCGTGACCATCGGCAACCGCCGGGGCAAGGAGGTCTACGCCGTGGGGTTCGTCACCATCGCAGAGGCGACGCGCCGGCTGGGCATTAGCCGGGCCACCCTCTACCGTTGGGCCAGAGCGGGGCGTCTGACGCTGCACAAGGTGGGCCCTCGCGCCACGCGCGTCAAGGAGGAAGAGGTGCAGCGGCTGGAGGAGGGTGCGCGCCCTGTCTACCCCAGGCCACCGTCACACGGCGGGTTCGTGGCCGAAGCGAACAGGGTGGGCGTCCGTTCGCTCGGCGAGCCCGACGAGGACGATCTGATGTGGATGGAAGAAGGTCTGGAGGACCTCCCACCGTACGACTGGGGTCCCGAGGGTGTGCCGCCCATACACCCGATTCGACACGTCCCCTGGATCGCACCGGGGTCTCCTACCGTAACGGGGGTCTTCTCGGCCCTCCGTACAGCGCTCGCGGCTGAGGAGGATGTTGCCTTCGCATACCTCTTCGGCTCAATCGCCAAGGGACGGGTACGTCGTGAGAGCGACGTGGACGTGGCCGTCTGGCTGGCTGAAGGAAACCGCCGACGAGCGGTTGCAGATCCGGAGGAGACGCGGCTGGCCCTCGAAGGGAAGTTCGAACGGGCCCTGGGGCGCGAGGCCGATGTGGTCCTCTTGAACGACGCTCCCTTGGATCTGGTCCAGAACATCCTCGATATAGGGATCCTTTTCCATTGCTCCGACGAGGCCGCCCGGCACGCGTTCTACGTTCGGCACGCGCAACGCTACGTGGACATGGCCTACGCGCGCGCCGTTTTCGATCAGGCCATGCTCCGGCGGATTCGGGAGGGGACCTTCGGTGGTGGAGGAAGGCACCGTTCGTAGGCTGTTGCGGGTCATCGAGAAGCGGCTGGCGCGCCTCGAGAAGCTGGTGGGGACACCGTTGGAGGCCTACCTGGCGGACATGGACCTCCAGGATGTGGTGGAGCGTAATCTCGAGCTGGTCATCCAGGCGTGCCTCGACCTGGGGATCCATGTCCTGGCCGATCGTGCTTCGGCCCCACCCGAGACCCATCGCGCCGTCTTTCGCCTGCTCGTCGACGAGGGCGTGGTCGACCCCGAGCTGGGTGGGCGCCTGGAAGCGATGGCGGGATTCCGCAACAGGCTCGTGCACGAGTACGCCGACCTGCTCCCCGAGAAGGTTCACGGGTACTTGGCGGAACTCGACGACGTCAGGCGATACGTACGGGAGGTGGTGGATCACCTGACGGCCGAAGGGCTCTTTGGAGGAGCAGACCGCTCCGAGCCTGGAAACTCCCCGAGGTAAAGGGAACCGGCATTTGGATGGGAGGCCGCGGAGTGTTCTTCGCTCCTCCCCTGGACACGGCCCGTCCCTTCGGCTATACTCACCTCAGACCGGTTCCTTTAAGCTGGCCCTGTGAGGCCGGCAAGGAGGCAGCTCCATAGCGCTCCGGCGCAGCCGGAGGCCCCGGAACGGTCCGGGTGCGGCCTTCTTGCCACGGCAGGAAGGTTTTTTTGTGGCCGTGGTGCGGGAGGCTCAGCCTGCGGCGTGGGAGGGGATCGGGGTGGACTGGCGGGTGAAGGCGGAGATCCTGGATGAGGCCACCATGCGCCGGGCCCTGGTGCGCATCGCGCACGAGGTGCTCGAGCGGGGCCGCGAGGGCGAGGAGCTGGCGCTGGTGGGCGTGCGCACCCGCGGGGTGCCGCTGGCCCGGAGGCTTGCCGCCCACATCCAGGAGATCGAGGGGCTTGCTTGCCCTGTGGGAGAGCTCGACATCACCCTCTACCGGGACGACCTGTCGC comes from the Limnochorda pilosa genome and includes:
- a CDS encoding ATP-binding cassette domain-containing protein encodes the protein MSKVRPVSYSNFVSNGAGKTTTIQLIVGLLEPTAGRVRVFGLDPARRGLQIRALTGLVIQQTALDVCLTGRGRTWSSRPHCTG
- a CDS encoding 2-hydroxymuconate tautomerase family protein translates to MASRIVSTRTWSTTFRRSFVRCGESSWDVEYLGVDREGGGLAVPYVNIKITREGATAAQKRELIQGVTQLLQRVLGKNPATTVVVIDEVDTDNWGIGGETVTDRRAPGR
- the mntA gene encoding type VII toxin-antitoxin system MntA family adenylyltransferase antitoxin; translation: MTIGNRRGKEVYAVGFVTIAEATRRLGISRATLYRWARAGRLTLHKVGPRATRVKEEEVQRLEEGARPVYPRPPSHGGFVAEANRVGVRSLGEPDEDDLMWMEEGLEDLPPYDWGPEGVPPIHPIRHVPWIAPGSPTVTGVFSALRTALAAEEDVAFAYLFGSIAKGRVRRESDVDVAVWLAEGNRRRAVADPEETRLALEGKFERALGREADVVLLNDAPLDLVQNILDIGILFHCSDEAARHAFYVRHAQRYVDMAYARAVFDQAMLRRIREGTFGGGGRHRS
- the hepT gene encoding type VII toxin-antitoxin system HepT family RNase toxin produces the protein MVEEGTVRRLLRVIEKRLARLEKLVGTPLEAYLADMDLQDVVERNLELVIQACLDLGIHVLADRASAPPETHRAVFRLLVDEGVVDPELGGRLEAMAGFRNRLVHEYADLLPEKVHGYLAELDDVRRYVREVVDHLTAEGLFGGADRSEPGNSPR